AAAGTTCATTAATCTCTGGGTAATATTTAGATTTGTCTTTAAAGATTTTTACAGCTGCTATTTTGTAATCCTTTACAGTTATTTCCATAGTTTTATCGAAGGAATGGCAAGTAGCTGTCAAATCTATTTTTTTACCTTCTTTTTCTGCATAAAGATGAGGAACTCCATCGCAATAGCCAATAATTAACTTTCCATTACTGTGTATTGCTTTTATATTTTCAATCCTACAAACTTTTTTATCTTTTGAAGAAACAAGCGTGTAAGATTTATCAAACCAGTATCCTGTAGCCTGCTCAAACTTTGCAGTATATTGAATTTGATTTAAAGCAGTGCAGGAAGCAAACATAACAGGAACAAATGCCGATATAAACTTAGCATTTATCATAGGACATTCCCCTTACAAACTCTACTGCATCCTGGTATCTAAAGAAGCCAATCATTTTCCTCTTATGCAGGATATAAAACAACAGCTGGCGTACTCATATGAGATATTCTGTAAGGATTAAAATATTTAAAGGTGTAAGCGTCCTTATCTTTGAAAGTTCCAGTTTTTATTAGTATGCGGTCAAACAGTTCATCGTCTTTTGGGTAGGGAAATGTATATATAGCTGGGAAATGCGTATGGGAAGTGCAAACAACATCAGCAGTTGGATAATAAAGTGTTAACTCTCTATGTGAACTGTGAACAGGATTTAAAATAGAATTAAAACGGGATTTATGAACCATTGCTATCTTATATTCAACTTTATTGTTTAGCTTTAAATTCAGAAGAAGCCTATTTATTCCAAGTGGAACTTGATATTGGAAAAGGGTCTGGATATAAGGGTTTTGACCAGAAAATTCTTCATGATTTCCAATCACAACGGCAAGAAGCTTTTTATTTTCACCTAAAAGTTCAATAAAATTTTTGTAAAACTCCCGCTGTTTTGCTGGGGATAAGATTTGAGAATTTATACCAGCAAGTAAGAGCTTAGGCACAGGTGTTTCAAAGTTATCTATAAAATCACCATTTACCGCTAAAAATACATTGTCATTTTCCAGGATTGTATTGAGAACATTTTTTGTTTCACCCACATTCGTATGAATAGACCCAAAATGAATATCACTGCTAAAAATCAGACAAATTGGTTTTTCCGTTTCAATACTTAATGTTTTATAGTGCTCAAACTCAGGCTGACAGTCAAAAAGTTCCCTTTCCGTTTCAGTCAGAAACTCTGCATAATCAAGAATTTCAAAAACTTTGTTTAGCTTATCATTCATGGTTGACACCTCCAACTGCCTTTTTATATATAAACGGAATTTTTCACAAGTGAAATTTTAAGGACAGGTAAAGTAAAAAGTTGTCCGCAAAATCTCGGTAAATGTCCTGGAATTAATCAAAAAAAATTCCGTATATACGGAATTTTTGGTGAGGTTTGCAAAATATTGATTTTTCTTACTCAGAGAGTTTTGTGTGTAGATAACCAACTAAGACCATCTCCACATAAAAGAAAAAAAGCCTAAATATATA
This region of Persephonella sp. genomic DNA includes:
- a CDS encoding metallophosphoesterase, whose protein sequence is MNDKLNKVFEILDYAEFLTETERELFDCQPEFEHYKTLSIETEKPICLIFSSDIHFGSIHTNVGETKNVLNTILENDNVFLAVNGDFIDNFETPVPKLLLAGINSQILSPAKQREFYKNFIELLGENKKLLAVVIGNHEEFSGQNPYIQTLFQYQVPLGINRLLLNLKLNNKVEYKIAMVHKSRFNSILNPVHSSHRELTLYYPTADVVCTSHTHFPAIYTFPYPKDDELFDRILIKTGTFKDKDAYTFKYFNPYRISHMSTPAVVLYPA